A genomic stretch from Nodosilinea sp. E11 includes:
- a CDS encoding TetR/AcrR family transcriptional regulator: MGDKPRDRLITSALKLFSRYGFHSTGIDTILAESKVAKTTLYKHFKSKNALVVAVLSKHDKDFREWLVKIVDDSPVQPSEKLLVIFDAYKLWAKRDDFNGCAFVKAASEFPSADSPIHIVCAKHKELMTNYIQELADSANIPESDRLAIKLMMLLEGATVLTQIAKEADVFNLAKESAQELIG, from the coding sequence ATGGGTGATAAACCTCGTGATCGTTTGATTACTAGTGCACTGAAATTGTTTTCTCGCTATGGATTTCATTCGACTGGCATCGATACTATTCTTGCCGAATCAAAGGTAGCTAAAACTACTTTATATAAGCACTTTAAATCAAAAAATGCGCTTGTCGTAGCTGTACTTAGTAAGCATGATAAGGACTTTCGAGAATGGCTTGTAAAAATTGTAGATGATTCACCGGTACAGCCTTCTGAAAAGTTGCTTGTTATTTTCGATGCATACAAGCTTTGGGCCAAAAGAGATGATTTTAATGGCTGTGCATTCGTTAAGGCCGCATCTGAGTTTCCCTCTGCCGATTCACCTATCCATATCGTATGTGCCAAGCATAAGGAACTAATGACTAATTACATACAAGAATTGGCAGACTCTGCGAACATTCCAGAATCCGATAGATTAGCTATAAAGCTCATGATGCTTCTCGAAGGGGCAACAGTTTTAACTCAGATTGCTAAAGAAGCTGATGTATTTAATTTGGCAAAAGAATCAGCACAGGAATTGATTGGGTAG